A single Gambusia affinis linkage group LG20, SWU_Gaff_1.0, whole genome shotgun sequence DNA region contains:
- the LOC122822792 gene encoding uncharacterized protein LOC122822792, translated as MASAAVCALICGFILAASTGLHAEKSQCLTSEFFSSDLGVCVPCTSCKQYPKTPSCNTCKPLEETPHVWKLAAITSFSVLGVVLIGAALIIGVMMHRRKSHKRPLREPIEETAGPLYQA; from the exons ATGGCTTCAGCCGCAGTTTGCGCACTCATCTGCGGATTTATTCTAGCGGCTTCCACCGGGCTCCACGCGGAGAAAA gtcaGTGCCTGACCTCAGAGTTCTTCAGCTCAGACCTGGGGGTTTGTGTCCCCTGCACCTCCTGCAAGCAGTACCCCAAAACCCCGTCCTGCAACACAT GTAAACCTCTGGAGGAGACGCCGCACGTCTGGAAGCTGGCGGCCATCACCAGCTTCTCGGTCCTCGGCGTGGTTCTGATCGGCGCCGCTCTGATCATCGGAGTCATGATGCATCGACGCAAATCACACAAACGGCCTCTGAGAG AACCCATCGAAGAGACGGCGGGGCCACTTTACCAAGCTTAA
- the znf646 gene encoding zinc finger protein 646 isoform X3: protein MSSLLQRMDAHHPLEDDRKFKCNECGRGYRHAGSLTNHRRTHEVGSFLCSICGKENWNASAMKNHLRSHASLRKYSCADCGKCFRLAAQLQTHQTVHLPCRSTQDSECDQQPERNEDADITAILTLQPERCSVVPKRPFQCDQCGKSYIHQRSLTNHKKSHQLGVFECTVCFKLCGNMAALYSHQRTHRTRGKMDQSAATGSEPDLFHNQKQDTPENFCLLCQEFFPGNREFQEHIRLHKSSLEPDVSLPESGFSPSAAEVLQNFDLSGFDGQDATDAAVIGASQSTVEEEMSAPDPDERPFRCHTCGKSYRHSGSLINHRRSHQVGAFRCAVCRKQYPHLAALRSHLRLHRPRRPSSRPRRPSSRPPAEHSWLCPEPVSQQNQTGFGSDQENMAADNNRGETFSTQGFCSQVAMAAHMCADCGETFADVAGVKSHNCILLHQHTPADRPYNLTFDPRDAQSPEATEFNYFEQGCHGNSTREDEDPDEDDDYQCSVCGISYSSMAALRSHLRGHTRSDGAPQGADPTQPESGEMLICSSCGVSCSSYSHLSSHDCAAKQEVKVTEVTEEEELRPGGGGGVERQHRCDQCGRSYRHAGSLLNHKKSHKTGVFRCSVCQKRFYNLLALKNHQRSHFDLKRFACQECGKAFKLQKQLLNHLRKHKQNRAKAQDLSDPVQVVRPEGRWRQAAAPDGEERPFSCDQCGRTYRHAGSLANHRKSHQTGEFSCSVCSNVYCNQLALSNHLRIHLAKRLLCQRCGRGFRGPAQLLAHVCAALRPNAAAGRTGLRCRKSSNQQAAPSCEEEERPFRCDLCPRSYRHAGSLLNHKRTHQTGEFSCTVCAKRFTNRAALRGHARIHRNRKYTCEACGKAFRRASVLQNHQRLHGPAPSFQGQTGLKRQRCFRGQEVTAPPAVQEETGQKCFRRKWED, encoded by the exons ATGTCCAGCCTGCTGCAGCGCATGGACGCTCATCATCCACTAGAGGACGACCGCAAATTCAAATGCAACGAATGTGGGCGTGGCTACAGACACGCCGGCAGCCTGACCAATCACAGACGGACTCATGAAGTGGGTTCGTTCCTGTGCTCCATCTGTGGGAAAGAAAACTGGAACGCCTCGGCCATGAAGAACCACCTGCGCAGCCACGCCTCGCTTAGGAAGTACTCCTGTGCCGACTGTGGGAAATGTTTTCGTCTGGCGGCGCAGCTGCAGACGCACCAGACGGTTCATCTGCCCTGCAGATCCACACAGGACAGCGAATGCGACCAGCAGCCTGAACGTAACGAGGATGCAGACATCACTGCGATCCTCACGTTGCAGCCGGAGCGCTGCAGCGTGGTGCCAAAGAGACCCTTTCAATGCGACCAGTGTGGGAAGTCTTACATCCACCAACGCAGCCTGACCAATCACAAGAAGAGCCACCAGCTGGGCGTGTTTGAATGCACCGTCTGCTTTAAGTTGTGTGGCAACATGGCCGCCCTCTACAGCCACCAGAGGACCCACAGGACGCGAGGCAAGATGGATCAGAGTGCAGCtactgggtcagaaccggacCTATTCCATAATCAGAAACAGGACACTCCGGAGAATTTCTGCCTCCTGTGCCAGGAGTTTTTTCCTGGAAATAGGGAATTCCAGGAACACATCCGGCTGCACAAGTCTTCGCTTGAGCCCGATGTTTCCCTGCCGGAGTCCGGCTTCAGTCCGTCCGCTGCAGAGGTTCTACAGAACTTTGATCTGAGTGGATTTGACGGTCAGGATGCAACAGATGCCGCGGTAATCGGTGCCTCACAGAGCActgtagaagaagaaatgtCCGCTCCAGATCCGGATGAGAGACCCTTCAGGTGTCACACATGTGGGAAGAGCTACCGTCACTCAGGGAGCCTGATTAACCACCGGCGCTCCCACCAGGTGGGCGCGTTCCGCTGCGCCGTCTGCAGGAAGCAGTACCCCCACCTGGCCGCCCTCAGGAGCCACCTACGCCTCCACCGACCGCGGCGGCCATCTTCCCGGCCGCGGCGACCATCTTCCCGGCCGCCCGCAGAGCACAGCTGGCTCTGCCCGGAGCCTGTGAGCCAGCAGAACCAGACCGGGTTCGGATCAGACCAGGAAAACATGGCCGCCGACAACAACCGCGGCGAAACGTTCTCCACTCAGGGTTTCTGCTCCCAGGTTGCCATGGCGGCACACATGTGCGCGGACTGCGGCGAGACGTTTGCAGACGTAGCCGGGGTCAAATCCCACAACTGCATCCTGCtgcaccaacacacacctgCTGACCGGCCCTACAACTTAACCTTTGACCCCAGGGACGCCCAAAGCCCGGAAGCAACAGAGTTCAACTATTTTGAGCAGGGTTGCCATGGGAACAGTACCAGAGAAGATGAAGATCCCGACGAGGACGATGATTATCAGTGCTCAGTGTGCGGGATCAGCTACAGCAGCATGGCGGCCCTCAGGAGCCACCTGAGGGGCCACACCCGGTCCGACGGCGCTCCGCAGGGCGCCGACCCCACACAACCAGAGTCAGGAGAGATGctgatctgcagcagctgcgGCGTCTCCTGCAGCAGCTACAGCCACCTCAGCAGCCACGACTGCGCAGCCAAGCAGGAAGTTAAGGTCACCGAGgtcacagaggaggaggaactgagGCCCGGTGGTGGTGGCGGCGTGGAGCGCCAGCATCGCTGTGATCAGTGTGGGAGGTCGTACCGCCACGCCGGCTCGCTGCTCAACCACAAAAAGTCCCATAAAACGGGCGTGTTCAGATGCTCCGTGTGCCAGAAACGCTTCTACAACCTGCTGGCGCTGAAGAACCACCAGAGGTCACACTTTGACCTCAAGAG gtttgccTGTCAGGAATGTGGAAAAGCCTTCAAGCTCcagaagcagctgctgaaccatctgagaaaacacaaacagaaccgAGCCAAAGCCCAGGATCTGAGCGATCCGGTCCAGGTTGTCCGGCCAGAGGGAAGGTGGCGGCAGGCGGCAGCACCGGACGGCGAGGAGCGGCCGTTCTCCTGCGACCAGTGCGGCCGGACGTACCGCCACGCCGGGAGTCTGGCCAACCACAGGAAGTCCCATCAGACGGGCGAGTTTTCCTGCAGCGTCTGCAGCAACGTTTACTGCAACCAGCTGGCCTTGAGCAACCACCTGAGGATTCACCTGGCCAAGAGGCTCCTGTGCCAGCGCTGCGGCAGAGGCTTCAGGGGCCCGGCGCAACTGCTGGCGCATGTCTGCGCTGCGCTCAGACCGAACGCCGCCGCTGGCCGGACAGGTCTCAGATGCAGGAAGTCCTCCAACCAGCAGGCGGCGCCCTCCtgcgaggaagaggagcggcCGTTTAGGTGCGACCTTTGCCCCCGCAGCTACCGCCATGCCGGCTCGCTGCTCAACCACAAGAGGACGCACCAGACGGGCGAGTTCAGCTGCACCGTCTGCGCCAAGCGCTTCACCAACCGCGCTGCACTGCGCGGCCACGCCCGCATccacaggaacaggaagtacACGTGTGAGGCGTGCGGGAAGGCCTTCCGCCGCGCCAGCGTCCTGCAGAACCACCAGCGGCTCCACGGACCGGCGCCGAGCTTCCAGGGCCAGACCGGGCTGAAGAGGCAGCGCTGCTTCAGGGGTCAGGAGgtcacagcgccccctgcagtcCAGGAAGAGACAGGACAGAAGTGCTTCAG GAGAAAATGGGAAGATTGA
- the znf646 gene encoding zinc finger protein 646 isoform X1: MSSLLQRMDAHHPLEDDRKFKCNECGRGYRHAGSLTNHRRTHEVGSFLCSICGKENWNASAMKNHLRSHASLRKYSCADCGKCFRLAAQLQTHQTVHLPCRSTQDSECDQQPERNEDADITAILTLQPERCSVVPKRPFQCDQCGKSYIHQRSLTNHKKSHQLGVFECTVCFKLCGNMAALYSHQRTHRTRGKMDQSAATGSEPDLFHNQKQDTPENFCLLCQEFFPGNREFQEHIRLHKSSLEPDVSLPESGFSPSAAEVLQNFDLSGFDGQDATDAAVIGASQSTVEEEMSAPDPDERPFRCHTCGKSYRHSGSLINHRRSHQVGAFRCAVCRKQYPHLAALRSHLRLHRPRRPSSRPRRPSSRPPAEHSWLCPEPVSQQNQTGFGSDQENMAADNNRGETFSTQGFCSQVAMAAHMCADCGETFADVAGVKSHNCILLHQHTPADRPYNLTFDPRDAQSPEATEFNYFEQGCHGNSTREDEDPDEDDDYQCSVCGISYSSMAALRSHLRGHTRSDGAPQGADPTQPESGEMLICSSCGVSCSSYSHLSSHDCAAKQEVKVTEVTEEEELRPGGGGGVERQHRCDQCGRSYRHAGSLLNHKKSHKTGVFRCSVCQKRFYNLLALKNHQRSHFDLKRFACQECGKAFKLQKQLLNHLRKHKQNRAKAQDLSDPVQVVRPEGRWRQAAAPDGEERPFSCDQCGRTYRHAGSLANHRKSHQTGEFSCSVCSNVYCNQLALSNHLRIHLAKRLLCQRCGRGFRGPAQLLAHVCAALRPNAAAGRTGLRCRKSSNQQAAPSCEEEERPFRCDLCPRSYRHAGSLLNHKRTHQTGEFSCTVCAKRFTNRAALRGHARIHRNRKYTCEACGKAFRRASVLQNHQRLHGPAPSFQGQTGLKRQRCFRGQEVTAPPAVQEETGQKCFRCDLCWRSYRHAGSLLNHKKSHVAVLHQCSSCLQTFPDAVGLQLHAQIRRQSCSECGKTFCLAAHLQSHMAAHGRKPAAAGSERRAAESRVTDDDPQSEDKSHVCEHCGRAYRHAGSLLNHKNSHKTGRFSCTVCRKEFSNLMALKNHRRIHTEPRRYQCLTCGKAFRVSTQLVCHRRIHTKEKPFDCQRCGKTFSSKSNLRHHQKLHQSAAPPSSDLEAFL, encoded by the exons ATGTCCAGCCTGCTGCAGCGCATGGACGCTCATCATCCACTAGAGGACGACCGCAAATTCAAATGCAACGAATGTGGGCGTGGCTACAGACACGCCGGCAGCCTGACCAATCACAGACGGACTCATGAAGTGGGTTCGTTCCTGTGCTCCATCTGTGGGAAAGAAAACTGGAACGCCTCGGCCATGAAGAACCACCTGCGCAGCCACGCCTCGCTTAGGAAGTACTCCTGTGCCGACTGTGGGAAATGTTTTCGTCTGGCGGCGCAGCTGCAGACGCACCAGACGGTTCATCTGCCCTGCAGATCCACACAGGACAGCGAATGCGACCAGCAGCCTGAACGTAACGAGGATGCAGACATCACTGCGATCCTCACGTTGCAGCCGGAGCGCTGCAGCGTGGTGCCAAAGAGACCCTTTCAATGCGACCAGTGTGGGAAGTCTTACATCCACCAACGCAGCCTGACCAATCACAAGAAGAGCCACCAGCTGGGCGTGTTTGAATGCACCGTCTGCTTTAAGTTGTGTGGCAACATGGCCGCCCTCTACAGCCACCAGAGGACCCACAGGACGCGAGGCAAGATGGATCAGAGTGCAGCtactgggtcagaaccggacCTATTCCATAATCAGAAACAGGACACTCCGGAGAATTTCTGCCTCCTGTGCCAGGAGTTTTTTCCTGGAAATAGGGAATTCCAGGAACACATCCGGCTGCACAAGTCTTCGCTTGAGCCCGATGTTTCCCTGCCGGAGTCCGGCTTCAGTCCGTCCGCTGCAGAGGTTCTACAGAACTTTGATCTGAGTGGATTTGACGGTCAGGATGCAACAGATGCCGCGGTAATCGGTGCCTCACAGAGCActgtagaagaagaaatgtCCGCTCCAGATCCGGATGAGAGACCCTTCAGGTGTCACACATGTGGGAAGAGCTACCGTCACTCAGGGAGCCTGATTAACCACCGGCGCTCCCACCAGGTGGGCGCGTTCCGCTGCGCCGTCTGCAGGAAGCAGTACCCCCACCTGGCCGCCCTCAGGAGCCACCTACGCCTCCACCGACCGCGGCGGCCATCTTCCCGGCCGCGGCGACCATCTTCCCGGCCGCCCGCAGAGCACAGCTGGCTCTGCCCGGAGCCTGTGAGCCAGCAGAACCAGACCGGGTTCGGATCAGACCAGGAAAACATGGCCGCCGACAACAACCGCGGCGAAACGTTCTCCACTCAGGGTTTCTGCTCCCAGGTTGCCATGGCGGCACACATGTGCGCGGACTGCGGCGAGACGTTTGCAGACGTAGCCGGGGTCAAATCCCACAACTGCATCCTGCtgcaccaacacacacctgCTGACCGGCCCTACAACTTAACCTTTGACCCCAGGGACGCCCAAAGCCCGGAAGCAACAGAGTTCAACTATTTTGAGCAGGGTTGCCATGGGAACAGTACCAGAGAAGATGAAGATCCCGACGAGGACGATGATTATCAGTGCTCAGTGTGCGGGATCAGCTACAGCAGCATGGCGGCCCTCAGGAGCCACCTGAGGGGCCACACCCGGTCCGACGGCGCTCCGCAGGGCGCCGACCCCACACAACCAGAGTCAGGAGAGATGctgatctgcagcagctgcgGCGTCTCCTGCAGCAGCTACAGCCACCTCAGCAGCCACGACTGCGCAGCCAAGCAGGAAGTTAAGGTCACCGAGgtcacagaggaggaggaactgagGCCCGGTGGTGGTGGCGGCGTGGAGCGCCAGCATCGCTGTGATCAGTGTGGGAGGTCGTACCGCCACGCCGGCTCGCTGCTCAACCACAAAAAGTCCCATAAAACGGGCGTGTTCAGATGCTCCGTGTGCCAGAAACGCTTCTACAACCTGCTGGCGCTGAAGAACCACCAGAGGTCACACTTTGACCTCAAGAG gtttgccTGTCAGGAATGTGGAAAAGCCTTCAAGCTCcagaagcagctgctgaaccatctgagaaaacacaaacagaaccgAGCCAAAGCCCAGGATCTGAGCGATCCGGTCCAGGTTGTCCGGCCAGAGGGAAGGTGGCGGCAGGCGGCAGCACCGGACGGCGAGGAGCGGCCGTTCTCCTGCGACCAGTGCGGCCGGACGTACCGCCACGCCGGGAGTCTGGCCAACCACAGGAAGTCCCATCAGACGGGCGAGTTTTCCTGCAGCGTCTGCAGCAACGTTTACTGCAACCAGCTGGCCTTGAGCAACCACCTGAGGATTCACCTGGCCAAGAGGCTCCTGTGCCAGCGCTGCGGCAGAGGCTTCAGGGGCCCGGCGCAACTGCTGGCGCATGTCTGCGCTGCGCTCAGACCGAACGCCGCCGCTGGCCGGACAGGTCTCAGATGCAGGAAGTCCTCCAACCAGCAGGCGGCGCCCTCCtgcgaggaagaggagcggcCGTTTAGGTGCGACCTTTGCCCCCGCAGCTACCGCCATGCCGGCTCGCTGCTCAACCACAAGAGGACGCACCAGACGGGCGAGTTCAGCTGCACCGTCTGCGCCAAGCGCTTCACCAACCGCGCTGCACTGCGCGGCCACGCCCGCATccacaggaacaggaagtacACGTGTGAGGCGTGCGGGAAGGCCTTCCGCCGCGCCAGCGTCCTGCAGAACCACCAGCGGCTCCACGGACCGGCGCCGAGCTTCCAGGGCCAGACCGGGCTGAAGAGGCAGCGCTGCTTCAGGGGTCAGGAGgtcacagcgccccctgcagtcCAGGAAGAGACAGGACAGAAGTGCTTCAG GTGTGACCTGTGTTGGCGCTCGTACCGCCACGCCGGATCGCTGCTCAACCACAAGAAGTCCCACGTTGCTGTGCTGCACCAATGCAGCTCCTGCCTGCAGACGTTTCCCGACGCCGTCGGCCTGCAGCTGCACGCCCAGATCCGCCGCCAGTCCTGCTCCGAATGCGGCAAAACTTTCTGCCTGGCGGCGCACCTGCAGAGCCACATGGCGGCTCATGGCAGGAAGCCGGCCGCCGCCGGGTCAGAGCGCCGCGCCGCGGAGAGCCGCGTTACCGACGATGATCCGCAGAGCGAGGACAAGAGCCACGTGTGTGAGCACTGTGGCCGCGCCTACCGCCACGCCGGGTCGCTGCTCAACCACAAGAACAGCCACAAGACGGGTCGCTTCTCCTGCACCGTCTGCCGCAAGGAGTTCTCCAACCTGATGGCGCTGAAGAACCACCGCCGCATCCACACCGAGCCCCGGCGCTACCAGTGCCTGACCTGTGGCAAGGCGTTCCGCGTCTCCACGCAGCTCGTCTGCCACCGCCGCATCCACACCAAGGAGAAGCCGTTCGACTGCCAGCGCTGCGGGAAAACCTTTTCCAGCAAGTCCAACCTGAGGCACCATCAGAAGCTGCACCAGAGCGCCGCGCCGCCGAGCAGCGACCTGGAGGCCTTCCTGTGA
- the znf646 gene encoding zinc finger protein 646 isoform X2 — translation MSSLLQRMDAHHPLEDDRKFKCNECGRGYRHAGSLTNHRRTHEVGSFLCSICGKENWNASAMKNHLRSHASLRKYSCADCGKCFRLAAQLQTHQTVHLPCRSTQDSECDQQPERNEDADITAILTLQPERCSVVPKRPFQCDQCGKSYIHQRSLTNHKKSHQLGVFECTVCFKLCGNMAALYSHQRTHRTRGKMDQSAATGSEPDLFHNQKQDTPENFCLLCQEFFPGNREFQEHIRLHKSSLEPDVSLPESGFSPSAAEVLQNFDLSGFDGQDATDAAVIGASQSTVEEEMSAPDPDERPFRCHTCGKSYRHSGSLINHRRSHQVGAFRCAVCRKQYPHLAALRSHLRLHRPRRPSSRPRRPSSRPPAEHSWLCPEPVSQQNQTGFGSDQENMAADNNRGETFSTQGFCSQVAMAAHMCADCGETFADVAGVKSHNCILLHQHTPADRPYNLTFDPRDAQSPEATEFNYFEQGCHGNSTREDEDPDEDDDYQCSVCGISYSSMAALRSHLRGHTRSDGAPQGADPTQPESGEMLICSSCGVSCSSYSHLSSHDCAAKQEVKVTEVTEEEELRPGGGGGVERQHRCDQCGRSYRHAGSLLNHKKSHKTGVFRCSVCQKRFYNLLALKNHQRSHFDLKRFACQECGKAFKLQKQLLNHLRKHKQNRAKAQDLSDPVQVVRPEGRWRQAAAPDGEERPFSCDQCGRTYRHAGSLANHRKSHQTGEFSCSVCSNVYCNQLALSNHLRIHLAKRLLCQRCGRGFRGPAQLLAHVCAALRPNAAAGRTGLRCRKSSNQQAAPSCEEEERPFRCDLCPRSYRHAGSLLNHKRTHQTGEFSCTVCAKRFTNRAALRGHARIHRNRKYTCEACGKAFRRASVLQNHQRLHGPAPSFQGQTGLKRQRCFRGQEVTAPPAVQEETGQKCFSLSVCDAGVTCVGARTATPDRCSTTRSPTLLCCTNAAPACRRFPTPSACSCTPRSAASPAPNAAKLSAWRRTCRATWRLMAGSRPPPGQSAAPRRAALPTMIRRARTRATCVSTVAAPTATPGRCSTTRTATRRVASPAPSAARSSPT, via the exons ATGTCCAGCCTGCTGCAGCGCATGGACGCTCATCATCCACTAGAGGACGACCGCAAATTCAAATGCAACGAATGTGGGCGTGGCTACAGACACGCCGGCAGCCTGACCAATCACAGACGGACTCATGAAGTGGGTTCGTTCCTGTGCTCCATCTGTGGGAAAGAAAACTGGAACGCCTCGGCCATGAAGAACCACCTGCGCAGCCACGCCTCGCTTAGGAAGTACTCCTGTGCCGACTGTGGGAAATGTTTTCGTCTGGCGGCGCAGCTGCAGACGCACCAGACGGTTCATCTGCCCTGCAGATCCACACAGGACAGCGAATGCGACCAGCAGCCTGAACGTAACGAGGATGCAGACATCACTGCGATCCTCACGTTGCAGCCGGAGCGCTGCAGCGTGGTGCCAAAGAGACCCTTTCAATGCGACCAGTGTGGGAAGTCTTACATCCACCAACGCAGCCTGACCAATCACAAGAAGAGCCACCAGCTGGGCGTGTTTGAATGCACCGTCTGCTTTAAGTTGTGTGGCAACATGGCCGCCCTCTACAGCCACCAGAGGACCCACAGGACGCGAGGCAAGATGGATCAGAGTGCAGCtactgggtcagaaccggacCTATTCCATAATCAGAAACAGGACACTCCGGAGAATTTCTGCCTCCTGTGCCAGGAGTTTTTTCCTGGAAATAGGGAATTCCAGGAACACATCCGGCTGCACAAGTCTTCGCTTGAGCCCGATGTTTCCCTGCCGGAGTCCGGCTTCAGTCCGTCCGCTGCAGAGGTTCTACAGAACTTTGATCTGAGTGGATTTGACGGTCAGGATGCAACAGATGCCGCGGTAATCGGTGCCTCACAGAGCActgtagaagaagaaatgtCCGCTCCAGATCCGGATGAGAGACCCTTCAGGTGTCACACATGTGGGAAGAGCTACCGTCACTCAGGGAGCCTGATTAACCACCGGCGCTCCCACCAGGTGGGCGCGTTCCGCTGCGCCGTCTGCAGGAAGCAGTACCCCCACCTGGCCGCCCTCAGGAGCCACCTACGCCTCCACCGACCGCGGCGGCCATCTTCCCGGCCGCGGCGACCATCTTCCCGGCCGCCCGCAGAGCACAGCTGGCTCTGCCCGGAGCCTGTGAGCCAGCAGAACCAGACCGGGTTCGGATCAGACCAGGAAAACATGGCCGCCGACAACAACCGCGGCGAAACGTTCTCCACTCAGGGTTTCTGCTCCCAGGTTGCCATGGCGGCACACATGTGCGCGGACTGCGGCGAGACGTTTGCAGACGTAGCCGGGGTCAAATCCCACAACTGCATCCTGCtgcaccaacacacacctgCTGACCGGCCCTACAACTTAACCTTTGACCCCAGGGACGCCCAAAGCCCGGAAGCAACAGAGTTCAACTATTTTGAGCAGGGTTGCCATGGGAACAGTACCAGAGAAGATGAAGATCCCGACGAGGACGATGATTATCAGTGCTCAGTGTGCGGGATCAGCTACAGCAGCATGGCGGCCCTCAGGAGCCACCTGAGGGGCCACACCCGGTCCGACGGCGCTCCGCAGGGCGCCGACCCCACACAACCAGAGTCAGGAGAGATGctgatctgcagcagctgcgGCGTCTCCTGCAGCAGCTACAGCCACCTCAGCAGCCACGACTGCGCAGCCAAGCAGGAAGTTAAGGTCACCGAGgtcacagaggaggaggaactgagGCCCGGTGGTGGTGGCGGCGTGGAGCGCCAGCATCGCTGTGATCAGTGTGGGAGGTCGTACCGCCACGCCGGCTCGCTGCTCAACCACAAAAAGTCCCATAAAACGGGCGTGTTCAGATGCTCCGTGTGCCAGAAACGCTTCTACAACCTGCTGGCGCTGAAGAACCACCAGAGGTCACACTTTGACCTCAAGAG gtttgccTGTCAGGAATGTGGAAAAGCCTTCAAGCTCcagaagcagctgctgaaccatctgagaaaacacaaacagaaccgAGCCAAAGCCCAGGATCTGAGCGATCCGGTCCAGGTTGTCCGGCCAGAGGGAAGGTGGCGGCAGGCGGCAGCACCGGACGGCGAGGAGCGGCCGTTCTCCTGCGACCAGTGCGGCCGGACGTACCGCCACGCCGGGAGTCTGGCCAACCACAGGAAGTCCCATCAGACGGGCGAGTTTTCCTGCAGCGTCTGCAGCAACGTTTACTGCAACCAGCTGGCCTTGAGCAACCACCTGAGGATTCACCTGGCCAAGAGGCTCCTGTGCCAGCGCTGCGGCAGAGGCTTCAGGGGCCCGGCGCAACTGCTGGCGCATGTCTGCGCTGCGCTCAGACCGAACGCCGCCGCTGGCCGGACAGGTCTCAGATGCAGGAAGTCCTCCAACCAGCAGGCGGCGCCCTCCtgcgaggaagaggagcggcCGTTTAGGTGCGACCTTTGCCCCCGCAGCTACCGCCATGCCGGCTCGCTGCTCAACCACAAGAGGACGCACCAGACGGGCGAGTTCAGCTGCACCGTCTGCGCCAAGCGCTTCACCAACCGCGCTGCACTGCGCGGCCACGCCCGCATccacaggaacaggaagtacACGTGTGAGGCGTGCGGGAAGGCCTTCCGCCGCGCCAGCGTCCTGCAGAACCACCAGCGGCTCCACGGACCGGCGCCGAGCTTCCAGGGCCAGACCGGGCTGAAGAGGCAGCGCTGCTTCAGGGGTCAGGAGgtcacagcgccccctgcagtcCAGGAAGAGACAGGACAGAAGTGCTTCAG TCTGAGTGTTTGTGATGCAGGTGTGACCTGTGTTGGCGCTCGTACCGCCACGCCGGATCGCTGCTCAACCACAAGAAGTCCCACGTTGCTGTGCTGCACCAATGCAGCTCCTGCCTGCAGACGTTTCCCGACGCCGTCGGCCTGCAGCTGCACGCCCAGATCCGCCGCCAGTCCTGCTCCGAATGCGGCAAAACTTTCTGCCTGGCGGCGCACCTGCAGAGCCACATGGCGGCTCATGGCAGGAAGCCGGCCGCCGCCGGGTCAGAGCGCCGCGCCGCGGAGAGCCGCGTTACCGACGATGATCCGCAGAGCGAGGACAAGAGCCACGTGTGTGAGCACTGTGGCCGCGCCTACCGCCACGCCGGGTCGCTGCTCAACCACAAGAACAGCCACAAGACGGGTCGCTTCTCCTGCACCGTCTGCCGCAAGGAGTTCTCCAACCTGA